Below is a genomic region from Strongyloides ratti genome assembly S_ratti_ED321, scaffold srae_scaffold0000002.
tttgctaaaaaatatattcaacattattatttcgtaacattaacattattatttcgtaacattaacattatatatattccaCTACTagattcttttaaaaaaaaagctaaAAGTTTTTTGAAATGCCTAATTTTATTGTTGGTGTAACACTTTCAGTTTCAGTACTTTGTTTTTTAAGATTGCTTTTTAAAGGGAAATTTAAAGGGAAACGCTTTAATGAAAATGTGACTGttgaaaataaagttatagtTATTACTGATATTGCTTCTGAAATAGGGGTACAACTAATGCGTGAATTTTATATTAGAGGAGGGAGAGTTTATGTCTTTTGTCCTAGTTTAGATAAAGCTGTGGATGCTAGCTATGATATGCGAAGAAATAATCGCGGACACACACCCATAAGATTTATTGAATGtgattttacaaatatatctTCAATTAAAGAATCtgttgataaattaaaaaaaggtatttattgtttattataaaatattttattaaaatataattatagatGAGGCAGTTATTGATATTCTTATTAATAACGCAGATATAAAGTATCATCCAAAATTTGAGTTAACAGTTGATCAATGTGAAGTAACGTGGCAAACAAATTATCTTGGACATTTTGTACTTACTGAACTTTTAACAcctttattacaaaaatctAAAGAAGGTGGtagaataattaatattagtaGTGGAGTAGAAAGTAGTTGTAAAGAGATTGATTTGAAAAGAATCAATTCTTTtgattattttgataaaaaag
It encodes:
- a CDS encoding Dehydrogenase/reductase SDR family member on chromosome X, with translation MREFYIRGGRVYVFCPSLDKAVDASYDMRRNNRGHTPIRFIECDFTNISSIKESVDKLKKDEAVIDILINNADIKYHPKFELTVDQCEVTWQTNYLGHFVLTELLTPLLQKSKEGGRIINISSGVESSCKEIDLKRINSFDYFDKKEAYKRSKLAQIMHAIEYTRRXXXXXXXXXXXXXXXETDLVETALSKLKMLGIPFVNITTLPLKWYFAETPIDCAQYPLFLALSKKVASISGKHFVYSSEKHEINIIASDVNKCSELYDYSMQYV